atttgtgaaatctttaacttatttacattataacaCTGCTGTTTGCATATTGGATTGTTGCAGCATTAGCATCACGGAATATGTAGTAAAAACTTTCGATATGACTATAATTTAGCTAAACCCTTTACTTAAAACATGTACACACTCTTACGCCGCATGTTTCCATCCATTCACACGATGCAACGACAAGGCTCCATTATTATAGGCACAGTACATCATTGCAACTCCTGCCGCGATGGCACCTGCAATACCAGCTTTCCTGATTCCAGctaaaatttaacacattgttttgtattataataaatataacatgaaTAATACACTAAtggaaataagtaataaatatataaaagtttactaataatatatatatgtattaataaataaagcttgtgtgtgtgtgtgtatatgtgtgtgtgtgtgtgtgtgtgtgttgtgtgtgtgtgtgtagacACAGATCAAGCTCCATACCAGGTGATCTGAACACCGTGGCACTTGTGGCAGCTGCAGCTACTGTATTTAAACTGTCATCGGTTCCTCTGAGCCAAGTCAGACCTATTCCAGCACAGGTGTACATTATCATTATCACACCGAGTGAATTTGCCATACTTGCGCCACCCTTCATGACATGATTAATCAATCTGGAAAGAAAAGGCACATACACATATGACTTTTCAgctattaaaagataaaaatgtcaaatgaCAAGGACACGCACTGTGTTCTTCTGAGTTTGCCAGTCTCGCCAGCGATAGACGTCGCCTTAACGCCTCTGTATAGACCCGATGCACCACCAATCCCCGCACCAGCTATGCATGCAGCTCCAATTTGACTGAAGGCCAATTCGAAGCGGCCCCGCTGCTTCACAGCACCGTCGGGAAATATAAACTCTGGTTGACTGACCGGGAGATATGATgggtcaaaatttaaatatggacTAAGCGAGGCTAAACCTTGTTGTGAAGTAActgaaagataaaatttaagtgCCCTGATATATAAGTGATATAGGAAACtaagtgatttttttctttatttctgtataaatttgcttataattcattaaatctTTTCACTAGTTGTTTAGGGATTCTTGAATACACCTAATACAtaacaaacattatttttaatctcttcTAAAATAGAGACTCTCTCCTTTATCAACTTATATAGATACGCTTACGACATGTATCTTCTCGACAGTtccataattataattgtcatcgatatttaaaaaaagaaactacgACTATAGAGGTTCATTGGCGCAATAGGTTAGGAACACACATCGTTACATATCTAAAAAACGAGCAAATGATTATTCGCGACAACACAATTCTGGTACTgagatatataattacacgATAATCCGCTCTTCAATGTTCAAAGAGATTTTCCATTACTtaacaaaatagaaaagaaaagtgGAAAGAGGGAAGACGGAAAAAAGTTTGGAGCGACTCCAAAAAAGTATACACGTGATGCTCGAGATCCCTTGACTTACCCGGTATATTGGTATTGTTGTACCTTCCATTGTCGGGATCAGGTTTCCCCGAATTTGTACGAAAGTCTATCATATTTCGTTAAGACAATTTGAAGACTACGAAACACGAGACCTGCACGACACGACCGCGCAGAACGGCACGACGCATCGACGCGAGCATGAGCTAAATGCGCCGAGAACGAGAACGCCGGGTCGGAAATGACGTAATCGTTCGTGAAAATCGTCAATTCAGGTCCGTTCTTTTTCTCGATCACGTAACAAACGGCCAGATTGcgacagaaaaaagaaaatgaaaagacaattaaaaaaaagaagaaaataaggaCACGTAAGAAGGAaggtaagagaaaaaaacgaaTTCGATTCGAGGAAACGTCACgtatgttataattttcagTCAGGATATTTCGGAACGCGCTTTTGAATGTATCCCCCCCCTTCTACTTCAACTGCGTAATACCGAGACTGCGCCGTTACATGTATTTGGCGCGTTTTATCGTTGAGTGTCTTCGAATTGTCTCGAACCTCAAGCTTCATCGTTTTCCGTGAATTGTCTCGTACACGTACGCGAAAACGCGAATGCATTTTCCCGACTCTCACGCGCGTGTCATCGCTTCGTTGTTCGAGCGGAGGTGAAAGAAACGTCGGTTTTAATTGCAGAAATAGACCCTCACGTTCGGATCTCTGGGGGGAAAGGGCATTTCAACGGTGAGACTGCAACAACGTGCGGTCGTGGCCGGTGATCATTGATCCTGTTGCGGAAGTGAACGAAGTAACAACATGTCTAAGGTACGGCGACTGTCGCTCCGCGGCATTCGTAATTTCGGTGACGACAGCGAGGACGCGTTGATACGTTTCTCCTGTCCGCTCACGCTCATCCTGGGCCCGAACGGCACCGGGAAAACGACCATCATCGAGGCGCTGAAGTTTGCGACGACCGGCGAGTTTCCACCGGGTTCCGAAAAGGGAAAATCCTTCGTGCATGATCCTATGCTGGCAACGACCGGCTCGGTATGATAGTAGTTACTGATTTATTACCATAACATTGATTAATTACGAGTCtgtgtattttttgtatatgtgTCTT
This genomic window from Monomorium pharaonis isolate MP-MQ-018 chromosome 8, ASM1337386v2, whole genome shotgun sequence contains:
- the LOC105831672 gene encoding mitochondrial import inner membrane translocase subunit Tim23 isoform X1, whose product is MIDFRTNSGKPDPDNGRYNNTNIPVTSQQGLASLSPYLNFDPSYLPVSQPEFIFPDGAVKQRGRFELAFSQIGAACIAGAGIGGASGLYRGVKATSIAGETGKLRRTQLINHVMKGGASMANSLGVIMIMYTCAGIGLTWLRGTDDSLNTVAAAATSATVFRSPAGIRKAGIAGAIAAGVAMMYCAYNNGALSLHRVNGWKHAALI
- the LOC105831672 gene encoding mitochondrial import inner membrane translocase subunit Tim23 isoform X2; the encoded protein is MIDFRTNSGKPDPDNGRYNNTNIPVTSQQGLASLSPYLNFDPSYLPVSQPEFIFPDGAVKQRGRFELAFSQIGAACIAGAGIGGASGLYRGVKATSIAGETGKLRRTQLINHVMKGGASMANSLGVIMIMYTCAGIGLTWLRGTDDSLNTVAAAATSATVFRSPAGIRKAGIAGAIAAGVAMMYCAYNNGALSLHRVNGWKHAA